The Methanothrix soehngenii GP6 genome has a window encoding:
- a CDS encoding sulfurtransferase gives MRVIRIAGCSLLLAALFMMAIIWNASPVAGECASCKAAGSSAEQDPLNQQWASFLGEVGAWSQMPFHPGLLRAQSDSSNCSSLWGENGERGLDLNLSAPKDGLQKYQGNRSDMARGMGFSTILISPEEIKILDSSDIIIDISPRSTEYIPGAISIPYDRFIDPAGRLEPIGEMARILGEAGVSENDSIIIYGECQPCGGGPSAATYVFWMLKFLGHEDVRLLDGGIDDWVAASNPTWSEPARLAPRNYTPAIDADLLATYDFVCSGIPQIIDARTGRDFEAGSIPGAINIPYTSVLDGKKIKDQSELEEIFSDLQRERPVVVYTNTGVKASMIWLPLSLLGYDAKVYAWQDWKADHSSGEMTPANIRISKRIAGVKSETIES, from the coding sequence ATGAGAGTTATCAGAATCGCAGGCTGCAGCTTGTTGCTGGCAGCCTTATTCATGATGGCGATCATATGGAATGCATCACCTGTGGCCGGGGAGTGCGCATCCTGCAAAGCCGCTGGCTCGAGCGCAGAGCAGGATCCGCTCAATCAACAGTGGGCTTCGTTCCTGGGTGAGGTGGGGGCATGGTCTCAGATGCCATTCCATCCGGGCCTGCTCAGAGCACAATCCGATTCATCCAACTGCTCGTCACTGTGGGGAGAGAATGGGGAGCGGGGATTGGATCTGAACCTTTCTGCTCCCAAGGACGGTCTGCAGAAATATCAGGGCAATCGATCCGATATGGCCCGGGGGATGGGATTTTCCACAATTTTGATTTCACCAGAAGAGATCAAAATCCTAGATAGCTCCGACATAATCATCGATATCAGCCCCAGATCGACTGAGTACATTCCAGGAGCGATAAGCATTCCTTATGACAGGTTCATCGATCCTGCAGGAAGGCTCGAGCCGATCGGCGAGATGGCCCGGATTTTGGGGGAGGCAGGCGTGTCCGAGAACGATTCGATCATCATTTATGGTGAATGCCAGCCCTGCGGCGGCGGCCCCTCAGCAGCCACCTACGTCTTCTGGATGCTGAAGTTCTTGGGGCATGAGGATGTCAGGCTCCTGGACGGGGGGATAGACGACTGGGTGGCAGCGTCGAATCCCACCTGGTCTGAGCCTGCACGCCTTGCGCCCAGGAATTATACTCCCGCTATAGATGCCGATCTTCTGGCAACATATGATTTCGTTTGCAGCGGCATCCCCCAGATAATCGATGCCCGAACGGGTAGGGATTTTGAGGCAGGGTCGATACCAGGAGCGATCAATATTCCTTATACAAGCGTTCTGGATGGCAAGAAGATAAAGGATCAGTCAGAGCTGGAAGAGATATTCTCAGATCTGCAAAGAGAAAGGCCGGTGGTGGTCTACACCAATACCGGGGTCAAGGCCTCCATGATCTGGTTGCCCCTCTCCCTTCTTGGCTACGACGCCAAGGTCTACGCCTGGCAGGACTGGAAGGCGGATCATTCCAGTGGTGAAATGACACCAGCAAATATAAGAATATCGAAAAGGATAGCTGGAGTTAAGAGTGAGACCATTGAATCCTAG
- a CDS encoding site-2 protease family protein — translation MNSSLQLGKIMGIPVQLHWSFLLVILYIAWAFASFSQQVLGRSYGFGEIEPAGLRWAYSLIFSLVLFTCVALHELGHSYIALKNGIAIRSITLYFFGGVSAMEEIPRNPRLELQMAFAGPAVSGILGLMGILLATLLDEGSPLGIMLWMLGLLNIILMLFNLLPAFPMDGGRLLRAWFATQMPYIKATQRAASIGKLFAIIMFVLGLFSFNFILLFVAFFVYVGASEEEKATQISVSLEGTRVMDIMSDDVHTVDPDMTLQDLKEHMFEEKHRGYPVMSGDEVIGVVTLSDLQRVPQVDHADTRVAEVMTRKLYVIGPSEEASAAMMMMNKMNIRRLPVMSDGRLVGIVSREDLVRAIELCSGQD, via the coding sequence ATGAACTCTTCATTGCAGTTAGGGAAGATCATGGGAATACCGGTGCAGCTGCACTGGTCCTTTCTGCTGGTCATCCTCTACATAGCCTGGGCCTTTGCCTCATTCAGCCAGCAGGTCCTGGGGAGGAGCTATGGCTTTGGCGAGATCGAGCCAGCCGGCCTGAGATGGGCCTACTCTCTGATATTCTCATTGGTCCTCTTCACCTGTGTGGCCCTTCATGAGCTGGGGCACAGCTATATCGCCCTCAAGAATGGAATCGCTATAAGGAGCATCACCCTTTACTTCTTTGGAGGGGTCTCTGCCATGGAGGAGATACCTAGAAATCCCCGCCTGGAGCTCCAAATGGCCTTCGCCGGGCCTGCAGTGAGCGGCATCCTGGGTCTGATGGGAATTCTCCTCGCCACATTGCTGGATGAAGGCAGCCCTCTTGGCATAATGCTCTGGATGCTGGGCCTCTTGAACATCATCCTCATGCTCTTCAATCTGCTGCCCGCTTTTCCCATGGATGGGGGCCGTCTCCTGCGGGCCTGGTTTGCTACCCAGATGCCATACATAAAAGCCACCCAGCGGGCGGCCAGCATTGGAAAGCTCTTCGCGATCATCATGTTCGTCCTCGGCTTATTCTCCTTCAACTTCATCCTCCTCTTTGTGGCCTTCTTCGTCTATGTCGGAGCCTCAGAGGAGGAGAAGGCAACCCAGATCAGCGTGAGCCTGGAGGGTACGAGGGTCATGGATATAATGTCAGATGATGTGCACACCGTCGACCCGGATATGACCCTGCAGGACTTGAAAGAGCATATGTTCGAGGAGAAGCACCGGGGCTATCCTGTCATGTCCGGTGATGAAGTGATCGGTGTGGTGACCCTTTCGGACCTGCAGAGGGTTCCCCAGGTGGATCACGCAGATACCCGAGTGGCTGAGGTTATGACAAGAAAGTTATATGTGATCGGTCCTTCAGAGGAGGCATCTGCTGCGATGATGATGATGAACAAGATGAATATCCGCCGGCTGCCTGTAATGTCTGATGGCCGCCTGGTGGGCATCGTCTCCAGAGAAGACCTGGTCAGGGCCATCGAGCTATGCTCGGGGCAGGACTGA
- a CDS encoding TraB/GumN family protein: MAAWWASSPEKTWSGPSSYARGRTEEVIDLDFDKTEAKEDCPEPTCRIIEPDAGADLTEGLSHEITIVGTAHVSEKSALEVVRRIEETRPDIVAVELCLSRYKALTGQEEKSEIEIGKLLSGGKLYVFLVQLLLAYMQQKIGQEMGVKPGSEMLAAIRAAQSTGARVALVDRDVGITIQRFWSAMGFFDKIRLIGSLIQGALWGEEEEIDIDNITQDDVVSQMIGEFRKISPGAASVLVDERDAYLARNLLSLSRQGRVLAVVGAGHKEGIERHLSNPEAIPAIESLNVKAKKKITFSQVFGAVVTLTILVMIALLVITAQSSRSLVLAFAIWFVITGTLSALGVILARGHPLSVLTAFGIAWMTTLNPFVAAGWFAGMVEAWKIKPTVSDLKELPQAEGFRQMMNNRLFKVLLVASLSNLGAMAGTFIGVYVIWKVMNLINPTELPGMVIEALSGMI; this comes from the coding sequence ATGGCCGCCTGGTGGGCATCGTCTCCAGAGAAGACCTGGTCAGGGCCATCGAGCTATGCTCGGGGCAGGACTGAAGAGGTAATCGATTTGGATTTTGATAAGACGGAAGCAAAGGAAGACTGCCCGGAGCCGACATGCAGGATAATAGAGCCTGATGCTGGCGCCGACCTGACTGAGGGCCTCTCCCACGAGATAACCATAGTGGGAACGGCGCATGTCTCAGAGAAAAGCGCTCTGGAAGTGGTCAGAAGGATCGAGGAGACAAGGCCGGACATAGTGGCAGTGGAGCTGTGTCTCTCTCGCTACAAAGCCCTGACCGGACAGGAGGAGAAGTCTGAGATCGAGATCGGCAAGCTGTTGAGTGGCGGAAAGCTCTACGTGTTCCTGGTGCAGTTGCTCCTTGCCTATATGCAGCAGAAGATCGGTCAGGAGATGGGGGTCAAGCCCGGCTCGGAGATGCTGGCGGCGATTAGGGCAGCGCAGAGCACTGGAGCCAGGGTGGCTCTGGTGGACAGGGATGTGGGAATTACCATTCAACGCTTCTGGTCGGCTATGGGATTCTTCGACAAGATTAGGCTGATCGGATCCCTGATCCAGGGGGCCTTGTGGGGGGAGGAAGAGGAGATCGATATCGATAACATCACTCAGGATGATGTCGTATCCCAGATGATAGGCGAGTTTCGCAAGATCTCTCCCGGGGCGGCCAGCGTTCTGGTCGACGAGAGGGATGCATACCTGGCCCGAAATCTGCTCAGCCTCTCCAGGCAAGGCAGGGTGCTGGCAGTGGTAGGGGCTGGCCATAAGGAGGGAATAGAGAGGCATCTTAGCAACCCCGAGGCCATTCCCGCCATAGAGAGCCTGAATGTGAAGGCCAAAAAGAAGATCACCTTTTCCCAGGTATTCGGCGCGGTGGTGACATTGACCATACTGGTGATGATTGCCCTGTTAGTGATCACCGCTCAATCCAGCAGAAGCCTGGTCTTAGCCTTTGCCATATGGTTTGTGATAACAGGCACTCTATCCGCCCTGGGGGTGATCTTGGCCCGAGGCCATCCGCTCTCCGTTTTAACGGCATTCGGCATCGCCTGGATGACCACACTCAATCCATTTGTGGCCGCTGGCTGGTTTGCGGGCATGGTAGAGGCCTGGAAGATCAAGCCCACCGTCTCTGACTTAAAAGAGCTTCCCCAGGCGGAAGGCTTCCGCCAGATGATGAATAACCGCCTCTTCAAGGTATTGCTGGTGGCATCGCTGTCCAATCTCGGCGCCATGGCAGGCACCTTCATCGGGGTCTATGTCATCTGGAAGGTGATGAATTTGATCAATCCGACCGAGCTGCCAGGCATGGTGATAGAAGCTCTGAGCGGAATGATCTAA
- a CDS encoding CBM96 family carbohydrate-binding protein: MRYWLAIIGALLLLAAACSAGSFEAKIDVDTYVNSIEEEESYGDSDLLWVSSQDDDDDDASINETYLSYVNLFGSQGIFNPDQIKSATLTLNVARVDDEGEIKAYFLEGATLNTLTWKDKAEYDLDVSSDSVEIDEAEDVIELDVTPIIKKAVEVCAEGCPYSIVLVGEDDVSVAFVSSEASDEDMPVLEYVTEE, from the coding sequence TTGAGATACTGGCTTGCGATTATTGGCGCACTTCTCCTGCTGGCGGCCGCCTGCAGCGCAGGGAGCTTTGAAGCGAAAATCGATGTGGATACCTACGTCAATTCTATTGAAGAGGAAGAAAGCTATGGCGATAGCGATCTACTGTGGGTGTCTTCCCAGGACGATGACGATGATGATGCTTCTATAAATGAGACCTACCTCAGCTATGTGAATCTCTTCGGATCGCAGGGAATCTTCAATCCGGATCAGATCAAATCTGCTACTCTCACCCTTAACGTCGCCCGGGTGGATGACGAGGGCGAGATCAAGGCTTACTTCCTGGAGGGAGCGACATTAAACACCCTGACCTGGAAGGATAAGGCAGAATATGACCTTGATGTCTCATCAGATTCCGTTGAGATAGATGAGGCAGAGGATGTGATTGAGCTGGATGTAACACCCATAATCAAAAAGGCGGTCGAGGTCTGTGCAGAAGGGTGCCCCTACAGCATAGTCCTGGTCGGTGAGGATGATGTCTCTGTGGCATTCGTGTCCAGTGAGGCATCAGATGAGGATATGCCTGTCCTTGAGTACGTAACTGAAGAGTAA
- a CDS encoding right-handed parallel beta-helix repeat-containing protein, whose translation MKPSLTHPSATGKCHAPALSNAYHPSRGIGRSTIWAVSLIYSFMLIASLASAASITVSSDLQAAINAAQPGDTLLVAPGTYEKISIGKSLNLIGNGAVIQAGERDACVNIEASDVSISGFLVRNGFYGIKLNNVRGCTVANNTVIRCTQPGIALLFSDGNIIQGNNASFNGLGGEGWYGIYLSNSNDNLILDNVAYGNGAYGINLFPSCSNNTIRGNVLQGNMYGLYMFTDCSNNIIEYNDLSRNTNSGLDLRFDCTDNLIRNNSMIENVVAGLTLLDSGYNSISGNLIEANGRYGLQIQSNSNGNTIIDNTISDSQTGIFLDSSQNLIYRNKISYNVIQAEDRGENSWNASYPLGGNLWSDYHGSDDYQGPEQNVLGADGFGDLPYEIDSSSLDRYPIMGDQVRQISIIDKALNPTQARVGDDIKVTVRMEALYDLNQLTVRAYQSGEEAKGYGRLVASGDAYQGSFSTALLDPGEYDLVLRVNDVRGFELEETLGSFSVTPRS comes from the coding sequence ATGAAACCATCATTAACCCATCCCAGTGCCACGGGGAAATGCCATGCTCCGGCTTTATCGAATGCATATCATCCTTCGCGCGGCATAGGTCGCTCGACCATTTGGGCGGTATCCCTTATTTATTCTTTTATGCTGATCGCCTCCCTTGCCAGCGCTGCTTCCATAACCGTCAGCTCCGATCTGCAAGCGGCAATCAACGCCGCCCAGCCTGGCGATACCCTCCTGGTGGCTCCGGGGACTTACGAGAAGATATCCATAGGAAAGAGCCTGAACCTGATAGGCAATGGGGCAGTCATCCAGGCGGGAGAGAGGGACGCCTGCGTGAATATAGAAGCGAGCGATGTCAGCATATCCGGCTTTCTCGTCAGGAATGGGTTTTATGGCATAAAGCTGAACAACGTTCGGGGCTGCACTGTGGCCAACAATACCGTCATCCGGTGCACCCAGCCAGGGATTGCCCTCCTTTTTTCCGACGGCAATATCATCCAGGGAAACAACGCCAGCTTCAACGGACTGGGGGGTGAGGGGTGGTATGGAATATACCTCTCCAACTCCAATGACAATCTGATCCTTGATAATGTGGCCTATGGCAATGGCGCCTACGGCATAAACCTCTTCCCCTCCTGCAGCAATAACACCATCCGGGGCAACGTCCTTCAAGGAAATATGTACGGCCTGTACATGTTCACAGATTGCAGCAATAACATAATAGAATACAACGACCTCTCCCGGAACACCAACTCCGGCCTGGACCTCCGCTTCGACTGCACTGATAACCTGATCCGAAATAACAGCATGATCGAGAACGTAGTCGCCGGCCTGACCCTCCTGGACTCTGGATATAACAGCATATCCGGCAATCTGATAGAGGCAAATGGGCGCTATGGCCTGCAGATCCAGAGCAATTCGAACGGCAATACCATCATCGATAACACAATCTCGGACAGCCAGACCGGCATCTTCCTGGATTCGAGCCAGAACCTGATCTACAGAAATAAGATCAGTTACAATGTGATCCAGGCGGAGGATAGAGGAGAGAACTCATGGAATGCCAGCTATCCGCTGGGGGGCAACCTGTGGAGCGACTACCATGGGAGCGATGATTACCAGGGACCGGAACAGAATGTTCTGGGTGCGGATGGATTTGGCGACCTGCCCTATGAGATAGACAGTTCCTCCTTAGATCGTTATCCCATTATGGGCGATCAGGTCCGGCAGATCTCCATCATCGATAAGGCTCTTAATCCCACCCAGGCCAGAGTGGGAGACGATATAAAGGTCACCGTGCGTATGGAGGCTCTCTATGACCTCAACCAGCTGACGGTTAGAGCATATCAGTCGGGAGAAGAGGCAAAGGGCTACGGCCGCCTGGTAGCCTCTGGGGATGCATATCAGGGATCCTTCTCCACCGCCCTGCTCGATCCGGGCGAGTACGACCTGGTCTTGAGGGTAAATGATGTTCGTGGATTCGAACTGGAGGAGACGTTAGGAAGTTTCTCCGTCACCCCCAGGAGCTGA
- a CDS encoding aldolase, which produces MTSDAWQEIARFGRKVVSSGLTSSRFGNISICQDGRIFITATGSMLDELDSSTVVEVSLENPCEMDKIASIETCVHRAIYLNTGKMAIIHTHSPYAVVLSMVEMEKVEPIDSEGVLFLGEVPIIEGKLGTDMLAKAASLALKSHMACIARGHGVFAAGGTLMEAYTAACMVEHSSLVRYLVNCYPQGKNLYLNQHTFKSSG; this is translated from the coding sequence ATGACGAGCGATGCCTGGCAGGAGATCGCGCGGTTTGGCAGAAAGGTCGTCTCCTCAGGACTCACAAGCTCTCGATTCGGAAATATCAGCATCTGCCAGGATGGCAGGATATTCATCACCGCTACGGGATCGATGCTCGACGAGCTGGATTCGTCCACGGTGGTGGAGGTCAGCTTAGAGAATCCCTGTGAGATGGATAAGATTGCCAGCATAGAGACCTGCGTTCACCGGGCGATTTACCTGAATACTGGGAAGATGGCCATCATCCATACCCATTCTCCATATGCGGTTGTCCTGTCTATGGTGGAAATGGAGAAGGTGGAGCCAATTGATAGCGAGGGCGTTCTCTTTCTGGGAGAGGTGCCTATAATCGAGGGCAAGCTGGGGACCGATATGCTCGCTAAGGCCGCATCTTTAGCCCTTAAGTCCCATATGGCCTGCATCGCCCGCGGGCATGGCGTATTTGCTGCAGGCGGGACCCTGATGGAGGCCTATACCGCAGCCTGCATGGTGGAGCATAGCTCTCTGGTGAGATATCTGGTGAATTGCTACCCCCAGGGGAAAAATTTATATCTTAACCAACACACTTTTAAATCGAGCGGGTAA
- a CDS encoding cytochrome c biogenesis protein, whose translation MPPIPSRGPFFIIPAGRIIGILLFVGIAMASLFGCIHAAGGEGADGGIGSSTSQLALVEGYASGADPVEVIIIISPGCPKCAAAERTLEKVGQTVPLNVSSYYYYTDEGHRIIDQLNARDIPAIIIGTEVIDYRDYGGDASILENKALRALHNQSQRSETAPSIGFPGNTSPIQQREDALPGYDLQDLSLSTALAVTAGGFVAGFNPCLFGILVFLAASILSTSGKRRELIMMVVFFSFGIFSMYFLFGLGMQRLLHSEAIAATFRYALTVLLLAAGLSQVIDAILLKQGKASLFRTDWALQYFQAGVEKGRFSSYFLAGALFSLVKIPCVGGLYLAILDLISAKSYFVGAAYLMFFNLGVILPIIVVGGFLALGMSPDRVDRFRKDHRVGMRLFTGLMLLVLAPLIYWQII comes from the coding sequence ATGCCACCGATCCCTTCCAGAGGGCCTTTCTTTATCATTCCTGCCGGGAGAATCATTGGAATTCTCTTATTTGTGGGCATTGCGATGGCCTCCCTCTTTGGCTGCATCCATGCGGCAGGCGGCGAGGGTGCGGACGGCGGAATCGGTTCCTCCACCAGCCAATTGGCCCTCGTGGAAGGATATGCATCGGGCGCGGACCCGGTAGAGGTCATAATCATCATCTCGCCGGGATGTCCCAAATGCGCCGCTGCTGAGAGGACCCTGGAGAAGGTGGGCCAGACGGTGCCACTTAATGTCAGCAGCTATTACTATTATACCGATGAGGGCCACCGAATAATCGATCAGCTTAACGCCCGGGATATTCCAGCCATAATCATCGGGACCGAGGTCATAGACTACAGGGACTATGGAGGAGACGCATCCATCCTCGAGAATAAGGCTCTTCGGGCCCTGCACAATCAGAGCCAGAGATCTGAGACTGCTCCCTCTATAGGCTTTCCAGGCAACACTAGCCCCATCCAGCAGCGGGAGGATGCTCTGCCCGGATACGATCTGCAGGACCTCTCCCTCTCCACTGCCCTGGCCGTCACTGCTGGTGGGTTTGTGGCCGGCTTCAATCCCTGCCTCTTCGGCATTCTGGTCTTTCTGGCGGCATCCATCCTCTCAACCTCCGGAAAGAGGCGGGAGCTGATCATGATGGTGGTATTCTTCTCCTTTGGCATCTTCTCCATGTACTTCCTCTTCGGCCTGGGAATGCAAAGGCTATTGCATTCTGAGGCTATAGCTGCCACATTCCGCTACGCTTTGACTGTGCTACTCCTGGCTGCGGGCTTATCTCAGGTCATCGATGCCATCCTTTTAAAGCAGGGAAAGGCATCGCTCTTCCGGACGGACTGGGCGCTGCAGTATTTCCAGGCGGGAGTGGAAAAGGGAAGGTTTAGCTCCTACTTCCTGGCGGGGGCGCTCTTCTCATTGGTTAAGATCCCCTGTGTGGGCGGGCTTTATCTGGCCATACTGGATCTCATCTCCGCCAAAAGCTACTTTGTCGGCGCCGCCTACCTGATGTTCTTCAACCTGGGGGTGATACTGCCAATCATTGTGGTGGGGGGATTCCTCGCCCTGGGAATGAGCCCGGATAGGGTGGACCGCTTCCGTAAGGATCACCGGGTGGGAATGAGGCTTTTTACCGGGCTGATGCTCCTGGTGCTGGCTCCTCTCATCTACTGGCAGATAATCTGA
- the npdG gene encoding NADPH-dependent F420 reductase, which produces MKIALVGGTGDIGTGFALRLMCSHEIIIGSRKEDKARESASAIMQLEGANGNIWGTDNASAVAVADAVILCVPPEHLKSVTYDLSTSFNHQLVISPVVPMSYDGKFFRFNPPPEGSSALQAKSLLPPQIRVVAAFHTVPAAALQAKDRILKGDVLICGDDAEAVDMVRSLTMDIKNLRPLFVGPLAASSQVESLTPMLLNVARKNKIKEAGVSIISERPPAPN; this is translated from the coding sequence ATGAAGATTGCTCTTGTCGGTGGGACAGGTGACATAGGTACGGGATTTGCCCTGCGCTTGATGTGCTCTCATGAGATCATCATCGGTTCGCGTAAAGAGGATAAGGCCCGTGAGAGCGCCAGTGCAATTATGCAGCTTGAGGGCGCGAATGGGAACATATGGGGAACTGATAACGCCAGCGCAGTAGCGGTGGCGGACGCGGTCATTCTCTGTGTCCCGCCTGAACATCTGAAATCTGTAACCTATGATCTATCCACATCCTTCAACCACCAGCTTGTGATCTCTCCCGTAGTCCCCATGAGCTACGATGGCAAGTTCTTCCGCTTCAATCCTCCGCCAGAGGGCAGCTCCGCCCTGCAGGCCAAGTCGCTCCTCCCTCCCCAGATAAGAGTTGTCGCCGCTTTTCACACCGTGCCTGCCGCCGCTCTCCAGGCGAAGGATAGAATTTTGAAAGGCGATGTCCTGATATGCGGTGACGATGCAGAGGCAGTGGATATGGTCAGGAGCTTGACCATGGATATAAAGAACCTCCGGCCTCTATTTGTCGGCCCTCTGGCTGCCTCGTCCCAGGTGGAGAGCTTGACCCCCATGCTCCTTAATGTCGCCCGGAAGAATAAGATCAAAGAGGCTGGGGTGAGTATAATATCGGAGAGACCGCCTGCTCCCAATTGA
- a CDS encoding S8 family peptidase: protein MRPLNPSHILHFVLLLSLVSYASAFPIQNALENNKATAWFQKEYENRLRPSVDDGAAPVIYGVSVSPSILKTGDPRSEINARVHDPSGLGMVYADIGNRMNLMIDLDRDGTFTGYCGSNMPAGTYNVTIIAVDKFGNAAKDESKKITIRDPRDLNGNGIEDSLEEQKAKDLKVIVLHEDDLKGNLTGVGSSLEKRFKVLPGSAMTVSSDNLEKIAKTDGVRGVYTDQKLTVLSAASMSSPNPGPSIIDDPREISGPKGEGVTVALIDTGADADHEALSRKIVAFQDFVNNQTEPYDDNGHGTHCASLIAGDLGMGVAPGAELVVIKVMDRDGACYLSDALKALDWCLDNRDRYGIKIISFSVGGEGPSDGASLLDEACDRMVEEGLTMCVAAGNSGPSPSSIVMPGGAEKVITIGAIDRTGLIFEQSSRGPTLTGEIKPDLVTLGVDVPSALAGSKNGLSSVSGTSMAVPQVSGASAVLLEANPELQPADIKRLLLKTADELGQEGKDNLYGYGALNLTRALKSINAPKEELYPPDLVDVRLNRDEATEGEPVMVEAQASGEIKSLNTKIIGPDRNLEIPMDDLDGNGIYSARWETSFWTAGDYKISVDLVGGFGEMESIAVPFRLLER from the coding sequence GTGAGACCATTGAATCCTAGCCATATCCTCCATTTTGTTCTCCTGCTCAGCCTGGTCAGCTACGCATCCGCTTTTCCGATACAAAATGCCCTGGAGAACAATAAGGCAACCGCCTGGTTTCAGAAGGAGTACGAAAATCGCCTCAGACCAAGCGTCGACGATGGCGCTGCTCCGGTCATCTATGGGGTGAGCGTGAGCCCCTCCATTCTCAAGACAGGCGATCCCAGGAGCGAGATAAATGCCCGGGTCCATGATCCTTCCGGCCTGGGAATGGTCTATGCTGATATAGGCAATCGGATGAACCTCATGATAGATTTAGACCGAGATGGCACTTTCACCGGCTATTGCGGCTCCAATATGCCTGCTGGAACCTACAATGTGACAATCATCGCCGTAGACAAGTTCGGCAATGCGGCGAAGGACGAGTCCAAGAAGATCACCATCCGCGATCCCAGGGATCTCAATGGCAATGGAATAGAAGACAGCCTGGAGGAGCAGAAAGCCAAAGACCTGAAGGTCATTGTGCTTCATGAGGACGACCTTAAAGGGAACCTTACCGGCGTCGGCTCCTCTCTGGAGAAGAGGTTCAAAGTCCTGCCCGGGAGCGCAATGACCGTCTCCTCGGACAACCTGGAAAAGATCGCCAAGACCGACGGCGTCCGAGGGGTGTACACCGATCAGAAGCTCACCGTGCTCTCTGCTGCCAGCATGAGCAGCCCGAATCCTGGGCCTTCGATCATAGACGATCCCAGAGAGATCTCCGGCCCAAAAGGCGAGGGGGTTACTGTGGCTCTGATCGACACCGGCGCAGATGCCGATCATGAGGCTCTTTCTCGTAAGATCGTCGCATTCCAGGACTTCGTGAACAATCAGACAGAACCCTATGACGACAACGGCCATGGCACACACTGCGCCAGCCTGATCGCCGGCGACCTGGGCATGGGGGTAGCGCCGGGAGCGGAACTTGTGGTGATCAAGGTTATGGACCGGGATGGAGCATGCTATCTATCCGATGCTCTTAAAGCTCTGGACTGGTGCCTGGATAATCGGGATCGCTACGGGATAAAGATCATATCGTTTAGCGTGGGCGGAGAAGGGCCTTCTGATGGAGCATCTCTGCTAGACGAGGCCTGCGACCGGATGGTCGAGGAGGGGCTGACCATGTGTGTCGCCGCTGGAAACTCCGGGCCTTCGCCCTCCTCCATTGTCATGCCCGGTGGCGCAGAGAAGGTGATAACCATTGGGGCCATTGATCGCACCGGATTGATATTCGAACAATCATCACGCGGCCCGACCCTGACCGGAGAGATCAAGCCGGACCTGGTCACCCTGGGAGTTGATGTCCCTTCCGCCCTGGCCGGCTCCAAGAATGGCCTGAGCTCAGTGAGCGGTACATCAATGGCTGTTCCTCAAGTCTCCGGAGCATCAGCTGTTTTGCTGGAGGCGAATCCTGAACTGCAACCAGCAGATATCAAGAGGCTGCTGCTCAAGACCGCAGATGAGCTGGGGCAGGAGGGAAAGGATAACCTCTATGGCTATGGAGCTCTCAACCTGACCCGAGCCCTCAAGAGCATCAACGCCCCGAAAGAGGAGCTTTATCCTCCGGATCTGGTCGATGTAAGGCTGAACCGGGATGAGGCCACAGAAGGCGAGCCGGTGATGGTAGAGGCCCAAGCCTCCGGAGAGATCAAGTCCTTAAACACCAAGATCATCGGGCCGGACAGAAATCTGGAGATTCCCATGGACGACCTGGATGGCAACGGCATATACTCCGCCCGCTGGGAGACGAGCTTCTGGACGGCCGGGGATTATAAGATATCCGTCGATCTGGTGGGTGGATTTGGGGAGATGGAGTCAATAGCCGTCCCTTTCCGTCTGCTGGAGAGGTGA